From Actinopolymorpha cephalotaxi, one genomic window encodes:
- a CDS encoding TetR/AcrR family transcriptional regulator produces the protein MPARQRAGTPKRGTSRGGASSAPERRRGAKNVRADAQRNRTAIIHATVESLRNDSDASVADIAAAAGVGRMTLYGHFKTRAELVEAALVDRLKRGEEVLGQVDLDRDPHDAFVALIDSSWTLVDQSRALLAAAQKELPPARIRELHHKAETRVRDLLERGQREGAFRTDLPVSWLLATTHVIIHGAADEIAAGRLTPEAAPRYISATLLSAFEPSAPGMKPPARR, from the coding sequence ATGCCGGCAAGACAGCGGGCAGGCACGCCGAAGCGCGGTACGTCCAGGGGCGGCGCGTCTTCGGCCCCCGAACGGCGGCGCGGCGCGAAGAACGTACGCGCGGACGCGCAGCGCAACCGCACGGCGATCATCCACGCGACCGTCGAATCACTCCGGAACGACTCCGACGCCTCGGTGGCCGACATCGCGGCCGCGGCCGGAGTCGGGCGCATGACGCTCTACGGGCACTTCAAGACCCGTGCCGAACTCGTGGAAGCAGCCCTCGTCGACAGGCTCAAGCGGGGCGAGGAGGTCCTCGGCCAGGTCGACCTGGACCGTGACCCGCACGACGCCTTCGTCGCACTGATCGACTCCAGTTGGACACTGGTCGACCAGTCACGTGCACTGCTCGCGGCGGCACAGAAAGAACTGCCGCCGGCCCGGATCCGCGAACTCCACCACAAGGCCGAAACGCGCGTGCGAGACCTGCTCGAACGCGGGCAGCGAGAGGGCGCGTTCCGCACCGACCTGCCGGTGAGCTGGCTCCTCGCCACCACGCACGTCATCATCCACGGCGCCGCCGACGAGATCGCCGCCGGACGGCTCACCCCCGAGGCGGCTCCCCGCTACATCAGCGCGACTCTCCTGTCGGCATTCGAGCCGTCGGCCCCCGGCATGAAGCCTCCTGCGCGCCGGTAG
- a CDS encoding nucleoside hydrolase produces MTTRIVLDCDTGTDDAVAIMLAALHPDLDLLAVSTVNGNVALPNTTENTLRVLDHIGAAVPVHAGAARPFVRPDFPIPRDVLNAGNPDFQVAHLDLPPSVTPVQDSSAVRMLVDTFSDPANADVVLVVTGPLTNVALALIAEPRLASRIHSLVLMGGAARVSGNVTATAEFNLWVDPEAARTVFSAGLREIVVVPLDATHSASMTLADCDAFDALGTTAGSTAAAMLRHRIRQDQTPDSHKSQASAPLHDPLCIAYLLRPEVVTSSGRHPVSVETTGEQTLGQLVVDTRPWTPEPANATVAFAASAPVFREVLLEAFAPGPARSTSAP; encoded by the coding sequence ATGACGACCAGAATCGTGCTCGACTGCGACACGGGCACCGACGACGCGGTTGCCATCATGCTCGCGGCACTGCACCCGGACCTCGACCTGCTGGCCGTGTCGACCGTGAACGGCAACGTCGCACTGCCCAACACGACGGAGAACACGCTGCGGGTGCTGGACCACATCGGCGCCGCGGTGCCTGTGCATGCCGGCGCGGCGCGGCCGTTCGTGCGGCCGGACTTCCCCATCCCACGCGACGTCCTGAACGCGGGCAACCCCGACTTCCAGGTCGCCCACCTCGACCTGCCGCCGTCGGTCACGCCGGTCCAGGACAGTTCGGCCGTACGCATGCTCGTCGACACGTTCTCGGATCCCGCCAACGCCGACGTGGTTCTGGTCGTGACCGGACCGTTGACCAACGTCGCGCTCGCGCTCATCGCCGAACCCCGGCTGGCATCCCGGATCCACAGCCTCGTGCTCATGGGCGGGGCCGCCCGGGTGAGCGGCAACGTCACCGCGACGGCGGAGTTCAACCTCTGGGTCGACCCCGAAGCGGCGCGCACCGTGTTCTCCGCCGGCCTCCGCGAGATCGTGGTCGTCCCGTTGGACGCGACCCACAGCGCATCCATGACACTGGCGGACTGCGACGCGTTCGACGCTCTGGGTACGACCGCGGGCTCCACGGCGGCGGCGATGCTCCGGCATCGCATCAGGCAGGATCAGACGCCGGACAGCCACAAGAGCCAAGCGTCGGCACCGTTGCACGACCCGCTGTGCATCGCCTATCTGCTCCGTCCCGAGGTCGTCACTTCGTCGGGCCGCCATCCGGTGTCGGTCGAGACGACCGGCGAGCAGACGCTGGGCCAGTTGGTCGTCGACACGCGCCCGTGGACACCGGAGCCGGCGAACGCAACCGTGGCCTTCGCCGCCTCAGCCCCGGTGTTTCGCGAGGTGCTCCTCGAGGCGTTCGCTCCGGGCCCGGCAAGAAGTACGAGCGCCCCCTAG